The following proteins are co-located in the Dyadobacter chenwenxiniae genome:
- a CDS encoding Fur family transcriptional regulator, with protein MDQLRETLKGHHLRTTTCREDVLSTFINKKNALSHGDLEGALGENYDRVTIYRTLKTFLEKGIIHKVLDDEGLRYALCSHNCSEEKHHHDHIHFKCSECGETNCLENLHIPAVQLPNGYQPEKFNLLIQGVCPKCG; from the coding sequence ATGGATCAGTTAAGAGAAACATTGAAAGGGCATCATTTGAGGACGACCACATGCCGTGAAGATGTGCTTTCGACATTTATAAATAAAAAAAATGCATTATCTCACGGTGACCTGGAAGGCGCGCTGGGCGAAAATTACGACCGGGTAACCATTTACCGCACATTAAAAACCTTTCTTGAAAAAGGCATTATCCACAAAGTGCTGGATGATGAGGGCTTACGTTATGCATTATGCTCGCACAATTGTTCAGAAGAAAAGCATCACCACGACCATATCCACTTTAAATGCAGTGAATGTGGAGAAACCAATTGTCTTGAGAATCTGCACATTCCTGCTGTTCAATTGCCTAATGGTTACCAGCCCGAAAAATTCAATCTACTGATCCAGGGCGTTTGTCCCAAGTGCGGTTAA